Genomic segment of Pseudomonas sp. CCI4.2:
GAGGAGTTTGGTTTTCATACTGTCTGCCGCTCGGTGGAATTTGTCCGAAACGGAGTATAGCCATCGCAACGGACAGGCGGATAATTCAGTCTCACTTCCGAGCGGTGCGCCGATGCAATATCTATTTCCGCTACTGACGATTGTTATCTGGTCAGCCAACAACGTGGTCAACAAACTCACGGTGGGCGTGATATTTCCTGCCGAGATCGGTTTCTATCGCTGGTTGCTGGCGGGTATTTTGTTCACCCCGTTTTTGCTTCGGCCGGTGATCAAGAACTGGGAGGTGATCAAACCCAATTTGAAAAAAATAGCGGTCCTTGGCGTGCTGGGCATGGCGGTTTACCAAAGCCTGGCGTACTTCGCCGCGTCGATGACCACCGCCACCAATATGGGCATCATTTTATCGTTGATGCCGATGATCGCTCTGGGGTTGTCGATTACGACCTTGGGCACTCGGTTAACCACCGGTGCCTTGGTGGGCGCAGTGCTGTCGTTCAGCGGCGTGACGGTGGTGGTTTCGGCCGGGAGCCTGAGCGCCTTGATGGAGCGGGGTCTTAACCTCGGCGACGCGATGATATTGGTCGCCACGTTCGCGTACGCCGTCTACAGCACCCTGTTGAAAAAGTGGCAGATGCACCTACCGCCGCTGCAATTGCTGTATTTGCAGATTTGGGTCGCCGTGGCAGTGTTGTTTCCCATGTTCCTGCTGTCGCCCAAAGCCGGACTGAACTCAAGCAATATTCCGCTGATTTTGTATGCGTGCATCCCGACCTCAATGCTCGCCCCACTGCTGTGGATGCATTCTATTCATCGTCTGGGCCCAAGTCGCACCTCCATGTTTCTCAACCTGATGCCCCTCACGACGGCGCTGATCGCATCGGCCGTGCTGGGCGAGCATCTGGCGTCCTATCACTTGATCGGCGGCGGACTGACGTTGTTCGGTGTGGTGCTAGCGGAACGCTGGACCACACCGTTGGGTGTCGCACAACGGGCGTTATAACCCCGCCGCTTTCAGCCGCTCGGCATGTTCGGTAAACAAGCGCACGGGCTCGGCGCCCGTCCCCACCAGTCCCAACGACTGATTGACGATATCGAAGTGGTCAAGGGGGTAGTCGTCGCCGATGACAGTGCCCAAGTGCGAACTGAAGCGCCCGACCATGCCGTCGCACTGCCCGACTTCCCGGGTAAAGGTACGGGCAAACAGCTGACAGGTGCGATTGGTCCCATCCAACCGATTGCGCCCACGATCAGTGCGCCCCGGTTGCAAGGTGCCGGACCACGAATAATAACGTACGCCATTGACTTCCTCTGGCCCCTGCCCGCCCCATGTTTCCGGCAAGCCTTGGGGATAACGACTGTTGAACAGCGCCACGCCATTAGTGGTCAGCGACTGATGCGATGCGTCGATGTCCACCGGGAATCTGGGGCCGTGGTAGCCGGTTTCCAGCAACGCCATCAACCAAGCCAATAGCCGCAGCACGAGGTTAAGTAGCCGCCCCTTGGCCGTGCCGGCGGGAAAACTTCGCTCCAGGTAATCCGCTAACTCGGAGCCATGATTAGGCCCCGCAACACTGGTGACAGAGGCCACAAGATCAGGGCGCTTAGCGGCGGCATACCGAATGGTCAGGGCACCTTGGCTGTGGCCGATCAAGTTCACCTTGGCCGCACCGGTCTCCAGCAGAATCTTTTCGATCTGCTGCAACAGCTGTTCGCCGCGCACTTCGGTGGAATTGATCGAGGACACCAAGACCGGGAACACCTTTGCGCCGCCGCGACGCAAGGTCGTCACGATGCCGTACCAGTAGGGGTACAGCACCAAACGAACGAACCCCAGCAACCCTGGAACCATGATCAACGGATAGCGCGTAGCAAGTTTTTGCGTCATGGCACGGTCCTTTTGCATGAGGGTGGCGACTCAACCTTAGTCAACAATATCGGCTGATGCCTGAACGCCATCTTTAAATCGAACTCTGGTTACCTTCCGTCGCTCAAAGCTTCATCGGGCCAACCATGGCTCAGTTATCAGGAGCGTTCCTATGTACAAGCAAACCTTGGCAACACTGAGCGTGCTCGCCGTTCTGGCCGGTTGCTCGACCACCACCCAAAACCCGGTGGATTTCGTCACTTATCGCAACGAGCCGCTGGTCAAGCAAGTTGAAAAAGGCATGAACGAACAACAAGTGCTGACGATTGGCGGTGAGCCGTCTTCCCGTCAGCACCGCATGGTCCACCCTGGCAGTTGCAACAACTACGTGCTAAACCACGAAGGCAGCAAACAAACCTACTACGTGGCGTTTGACGGCAATGGCAAGGTCGACACCAAGGGTTTCATGACCTGCGACCAACGCGAAGCGAACGAGCGCGCCATGTAAGACCCGCAGTCAGCGGTGCTCCAAACAAAAAGCCTGAAGCCGCGCGCCTCGGGCTTTTGTGTTTTCTGTAGGCCCTGCGATAAAACTTTCTCGCGCCTCATCACTCACAACTAGGTACCGATCATGCCGGAGCGACCGTTGATCTTAGACGGGCGGCTTATAGAGCGAGACGGAAACCGGATTAGCCCTGGAGATGAATGATGAGCGATGTGCAGCAATTAACGGATGTGAATACCCTGCGCCAACGCGCGCGTCAGAATGTGGAAAACGGTGCCGTGACCGAGGGTTACAGCGCTGACCGCGAAGAAGTGGTCCGTTTACTCAACGCATCCCTGGCCACTGAGTTGGTCTGCGTCCTGCGTTACAAACGTCACTACTACATGGCCACCGGCCTGAAAGCGCACGTGGCCGCCGAAGAGTTTCTGGAACATGCGGGGCAAGAAAACGAACACGCCGACCTACTCGCCGAGCGCATCGTGCAGCTGGGCGGCGAACCGGAATTTAACCCGGACCTGCTGTCGAAAAACTCCCACGCGCAGTACGTTGCTGGCAACACGCTGAAAGAGATGGTCTACGAAGACCTGGTCGCCGAGCGAATCGCCATCGACAGCTACCGCGAAATTATCCAATACATCGGCGAACAAGATCCGACATCACGACGGATCTTCGAAACTATATTGGCGCAAGAAGAAGAACACGCCGATGACATGGCCGATCTTTTGAAAGATATGTAAGTGCTTTAAAAAGCGACGCCCAGTTGGTTTTCGTTGATCGAAGATAACTGGGCGTTTTTTTGTGTTTGGGATAGTGCCTTCGGCCGACTCAGAAAGGTGATTTAAAACTTGGTAATCCGTGAGCTGAGCACCACGTATGGATACTCCGGACGACCCCTTCAGCGGAGCTATCTGCACCCTCTTCAGGGTAGTAAATCAAGTCGGAGCCTCCAGCGTCTGCTGCCAAGCTGTTGAGATGAACGATCAACTGAGCTTGAAAGTCCTCGGACCCCTCACAGTCCTTTATTGCTTGAATCACTTTCGCGAACTGGTATTCGGTGTAATCAGAAAGCTCGTTCTTGAATTCCACCCACACCTCCGAAAAGAATTAAAAGGCCGGTTTGAACCCAGGAAGACGGTTTTCCTCGCGCCATTTTTTACGGTCTCAGTGATACTTGCTGGCGTGCATTCTTCGCCAGACTCCGGGTAGTAAATCAAATCCATGCCGGCGGGGTGCCCGGTCAGTTTTTCAAATTGGAGCAGTAACTCATTTAAACGAGCGTCATTTCTGTCAGCATTGTTCTCTTCGAAAATTGTTTCCACGAACTTCATGAACTGAAACTCGGTGTAATCCGAGAGGCTATTTTTCATCAGAAAGCCGACTTGAGACCTGGTACGCCATTGGCCAGGCACCACGTCTGATTCTCTTGAACGACACCTTCCGGGGACTCATCTGCACCTGGCTGCGGGTAATACAAAAGGTCTGACCCGGCAGGGTGAAGGAGCAATTTTGTTGAAATGGAATAACAACTCGGCATGTCAACTTTCTGTTTCAACATCCTCAATCGCTTTTATCAGCTCTTTAAATTGATATTTGGTGTAATCAGAAATTGCGCCCTTGAGATCCATCACTGCGTCTCCTTATGATTCACTGACGAAGCTCTCCCTGAAATCAAGGTGAGACGCTAATGTTTTGGCGGTGAATAATCTTTAGGACGAATCTGAATCTGTCGTTCGATCAATCATCAAAAGGCCTTATCAAATACCGTATAACTCATTGAATTATCGATATTAAAGTGTAGGAGCGCGCTTGCCCGCGATGCGCCCGGGGCCGCGCTCGACCGGAGCGTTCCCAACAGGTCGACCCGGTTCCAACTGAAAGATAAAGTGGCTGGGTTTACGACTGCTACGCAGCCGCTCGCGGGTAAGCGCGCTCCTACAGTGGCCCTGTGTTTGCTGCGCGACAGCGCGGCATCGAAAACATAGCGGCCCCTCTATTAAAAGCTGTGGGAGTTGGCTTGCCAACGAAAGCGTCAATGCAGGCGGCCCAGGTTTCAGGTCGACATCAGCGGCGTGACTAAGGGCCTCTTCGCAGGCAAGCCTATTCCCCCACAGGATTTGTGGCTGCTTGCTATCAACCGGTCAATAAAACCCCAGAGCCGTGCCGGCCTCGCAGCCTTCGGCAGCGCCTAAAAAACAATGTGCATTTCAAATCGCTTTAACCTACTTCACCGTTTTCGGTGCCTTACCGGCTTTCATCTGTTCCAGCAACGGCGCGCATTGGTTGGGTTCACCGCCGCTGGGTGCAACCAAGGCCAATAGCCCGGCTGCGGGTCCCATTACTGCACCGAGCAGCACCATGCCCGCGCCACGCAGGATCAATGGGCCGGACTGTACGCCCGCGTCGGGTTTGCCGAAGGTGCCGCGTACGTACAGCGGCGAACGCAGGGAGAACACGCGGAAGCCTTTGGATTCTGGGTTGATCTTCAGGTCCAGTTGCTCGCTGCTGAAGTTTGCGGTGCCGTTGATGTAGACGATGGCGTTTTCGGTGTCAAAGACGAACAGTTTGGTGGTCGCCAAGCCGTCCTTGATGCCCATGTCGGCCGCGGCACAGTTGATTTTCACTTCCTTGTCGCCAAACATTTTGCCAACCACGTAGTTGCCAACGTTGAGCCCGGCGATTTCCATCAAGCTGCGGCTAATGGCGCCGTCATTGACCAGCATTTTCAATTCACCATTGGATGTGCCCAGCAGCGCCGACACTGAATTCCCCCGGCCGCTGAGGTCGGCGTCGCCATTCAATTCACCGAAGCTGGTTTTCATCGGCTCAAACGTCGGGAACAACTGCTTGAGCTTGAAGTTGCGGGCCGTGATTTTTGCTCGCCCTTGAAGCGGTGTGGAGCGGCCGTCCAGCCGGATGTCGGCATCGAGTTTGCCGCCGGCCACGCCAAAGCGCAGCGGTTGCAGGTTGAGTTGGCCGTCATCGAGTACGACGTGGGTATACAGGTCGGTAAACGGCAAGCTGGCGCTCTGGACGATTTTCTTGCCGGTAAACTCGACGTCGGCATCCATGACCCGCCAACGATCGGTGTGAAACTCCTCCACCGGCAGCACTTTGCCTGCGGGCTGTTTGCTGTCGCCGCCGCGTTTTTTCTGTGCGGCATTGGAGTCGGCGCCAATCAATGGCGCCAGGTCAGTGAACAATAGCTGCTCGGACACCAGCGCGCCGGTCAGCTTCGGGCGCGGCTGGCTGGCGACGTAGCCAAGATCGCCGTGGATGTCGCTGTTGCCGATCTTGCCGTTGAAGCCTTCATAGCGAAACGACGCCCCAGCGGCATCGTGCAATTTCGCGATCAAGTGGCCATCGGTGGAGTATGCCGGTGAATCCGGCAAGTTAACCCCCGTCAATGGGTACAGATTGCCCAAGCTGCTGCCCGCCAGCTTCAGGCGTAAATCCAGCGCGCCGAGGTTTTCAGGGTCAGTCAGGGTGCCGGCCACCCCAATTCGGGTGTCGGCGATTTGCATGTCGGCCTGGACCGGGAATGGCTGCCCGGCATCTTTAAGCGCCAGCAAGCCACCGACTTTGCCGTTGCCGCTGAGTTTTTGATCGTGGTACTGGCCTTTAACGGTCAGGGCGAACGCGTAGTCCTGCGGCGCGGTGCCTTTGTCCTGGGCTTTCTTCGCTTCACTGGTGCCAACGATGTCGCTAAACGGGATCGGTTTGCCCAATGGGTCGATTACCAAGTCCAGCTGGGTTTTCAGGCTTTGGTCGTTGAGGCTCACCAAGCCTTTGTCGAATTTGATCGCGCCGATGTCCAGTACCCATTTCGACGGTTCGGCGTTGGGGTCGGACGGGGGCAGATCAAACGTCCAGTTGGCGCGGCCATCGGCCAGACGCTCCAGTTTGGCGTTGGGCGCGGTCAGGTCGATTCTGGGGATCACCACTTGATGCACTAACAATGGCAAGGGCGCCAGGCGAAACTCAACTCGTTTAAGGGTGACCATCTGCGGATTCTTCGACCAGTCAGGATTACCCAGGGTCAGGTCTTCGGCGATGAAGTGCGGCCACGGCAACCAACCCCGCCAGCCGTCTTGATCGGGCTCACGCTGCCACAGCACGGCAAGGTTGCCGTTGATCGCAAAGGGCCGATGCAAAGCGGCGGAGACTTTTTCATTGAGTGTGGGTTTGATTCGGTTCCAATCGAACGTGACGATCACAATGGCCAGAATGGCCACTAGCAGCACAAAGATGATGCCCGTCCAGTTAACAATTTTACGGCGACGCGTCATTACATGACTCTCCAGATTTCTTCTACTTCCTGCCAGCGATGGCGCATCTGCCCTAAGCGTAGACGGTTCGACTATTAGAGCTTTTTCCTTCGACTGGAAAAAACGCCGCAGGTTTTGATCAGGATGAAAATAAGCTGAAACGACCCCGTAGTCACCGGGATAGACGCCCTCGACAGGGGCAAATAAATCTTAAAATCCCCAAAGCAGGGCAAAATCAATTCGACACAGGCCGCGCGGGTCAAGGGCTGTGGCGACGAATCAATTTCATCGATTGTTAGAATCATTTTTGCGAACTTTCATATCGACATCCCAAGAGTAAGATGCGCGCCTCAAAGTTTTAATGCCCTACCGTGGAGCACCTCTCATGAAACACCCACTGCTGCTGAGCCTGTCCCTTTCTTTGCTGGCGTCCTCCGCTTTTGCGATGCCAGCCAGCGAACAGGCACTCTCAGCTCAGGCCAAACCAGCCTCGGCAGCCCTGTTTAATACACTGTCTGAAGGCGGTTCTGATCACGCCATCAAACAGAGTGGCCGCATCGCCGACACCGGCCGTTTGATTCAGCAATACCAGCGCGTAGCTGAAGGCGGCGCTGATCGCCTGCTCGAACAGCATCGCCGCGATAGCTGAGTGCTCGACGCTCATTCATAAGCCCGGCTGATTGCCGGGTTTTTGCTATTCAGCGTTTGCTTCGCGCAACTACAGCGCATTTGTTAAAGTGCCGCGCAGTCCCCCCTCAGATGTCACCCACCATGCTGCCCCGTGCCGAACAGAAACAACAAACTCGCCATGCCTTGCTCGACGCCGCCCACAGCTTGATGGCGAGCGGCCGTGGATTTGGCAGCCTGAGCCTGCGTGAAGTCGCGAAAACCGCCGGAATCGTACCGACCGGGTTCTATCGGCACTTCGAAGACATGGACCAACTGGGCTTGGCGCTGGTCTCTGAAGTGGGTCAGACCTTTCGCAAAACCATTCGCCTGGTGCGTCACAACAAATCCGTTGTGGGCGGCATCATCGAAGGCTCGGTGAAAATATTTCTGGAAGTGGTGGGTGCCAACCGTTCGCAGTTCCTGTTTCTGGCCCGCGAACAATATGGCGGCTCGCTGCAAGTGCGCCAAGCGCTGGGTGCCCTTCGTGAAGGCATCAGCGCCGACTTGGCTGCCGACTTGGCGTTGATGCCCAAGTTGCAACATCTGGACGCCGACGATTTATCAGTGATGGCTGACCTTGTGGTCAAGAGTGTGTTCGCCATGCTCCCGGAACTGATCGACCCTCCCGCAGAGACCCTCGCCGATCACCTCACCCCCCGCGCCAAAATTACCCAGCAATTGCGCTTTATCTTTATCGGCGCCAACCACTGGCAAGGGCTTGGCAGCACCGAGTGACCCCAACCGGTGCATCCGCACAATCAACGCACCAATCCGGAACATTCGGTTACTCTGCGTTTAAGCGCCGTCGCCCGCTGTAGGCGCATTCCCATATTGGCAAGCCCCTTGCTCTAACTACTCCATCGAAATCTGGCTGGAAGCATGCTGATGCTGGTGATTCACCGAAGAATAGATTCACGCACCGAATGGGCAGCCGAGCTGCATTTGAACTTCGAGGCGCGCAGCAAAAGCCGCCTTCGTTGCGTCACTGCCGAGGGCGAGGACGTCGGTCTGTTCCTTGAGCGCGCCCAACCACCGTTGCGCGATGGCGAATGCCTGCAAGCGGAGGACGGACGTATCGTTCGTGTTTGCGCGCGACCTGAGCAATTGATGCACGTGACCTGCAGCAATACCCACGAGCTAACCCGCGCGGCCTATCACCTGGGCAACCGACACGTGGCACTGCAAGTGGGCGACGGTTGGTTGCGCTTGCTGGACGATTACGTGCTCAAAGCCATGCTTGATCAACTGGGTGCCACCACCGAAGCCATCGAAGCGCCCTTTCACCCTGAACACGGTGCGTATGGCGGTGGCCATCATCACTCTCGGCCCGGTGAAGAAGATTTCAATTACCCACCGCGCCTGCATCAATTCGGCGTGCGCACGTGAACAACGCGTGGGCGCTGCTGCGCTTGGCCAGCCCGCAGTTGCCGATTGGTGGTTACAGCTACTCGCAAGGTCTGGAAATGGCAGTCGAGAACGCACTGGTCAATGACACCCGCAGCGCCGGACGCTGGATCGGCGATCAACTGCTGCTCAATCTGGCCCGCTTTGAAGCCCCGTTATTGCTCGCGCATTGCACGGCGGCGGCCGAGGACGATTGGGCGCAGTTGCTGCAACTGAGTCAGGAACACCGCGCCAGCCGGGAAACCCGCGAGCTGTTTCAAGAAAGCCGGCAGATGGGCTATTCCCTGCACCAATTGCTCAGCGGGCTACCCGAGTTGGACGCCCCCGCACGAACCTTTTTAGAGCAATTGCCTGAGCCGCATTTCGCTTTGGGCTGGGCCTTGGCTGCCCGTGCGTGGGGGATTAGCCCGCAAGACGCCCTGGCCGCCTGGTTGTGGAGCTGGCTGGAAAACCAATTGGCGGTGTTGATGAAAACCCTGCCGCTGGGCCAGCAAGCCGCGCAACGCCTGACCAGCGAGTTATTGCCGCTATTGCAACAGGCGCAGCAGCACGCGTCGAACATCGACCCGATACATTACGGCAGCGCGGCGTTTGGCTTGTCGCTGGCGAGCATGGGCCATGAACGTCAATACAGCCGCCTGTTTAGGTCCTGATCTTTTTTTATACAGACCCTGCTCAACCATTGGCCGAGAGCCATCACCGCTCACTGGAGAACGTTATGAACAGCCAACCTCTGCGTATTGGCATCGGTGGCCCGGTCGGTTCCGGCAAGACAGCCCTGACCCTGGCGCTGTGCCTGGCCCTGCGTGACCGTTACAACCTGGCCGTGGTCACCAATGACATCTACACCCGTGAAGACGCAGATTTTCTGGTGCGCAACGAAGCCTTGGCGCCTGAACGCATCATCGGTGTTGAAACCGGCGGCTGCCCGCACACAGCGATTCGCGAAGACGCTTCGATTAATCTCGAAGCGGTAGACCAGTTGAACCGGCGCTTTCCAGGCCTGGACGTGATCATTGTTGAATCGGGCGGTGACAACTTATCCGCGACGTTTAGCCCTGAGCTGTCGGACCTGACGATCTACGTGATCGACGTGTCTGCCGGTGACAAGCTGCCGCGTAAGGGCGGGCCAGGCATTTGTAAGTCCGATTTGCTGGTAATCAACAAAGTCGACCTGGCACCGCTGGTGGGGGCATCTCTGGAAATGATGGACCGCGATACCAAGAAAATGCGCGGCGAGAAGCCGTTCGTGTTCAGCAATCAGAAAACCGGCCTCGGGCTGGAACAGATCATCGCGTTCATCGAGCGCCAAGGCCTGCTGACTGAAGCGGCTTGATTGCCTCTGTGGGAGCGAATTCATTCGCGAAGGCCACGACGCGGTATTGCTGACAAACCGCGTCGCCCGCTTCCCGAATAAATTCGGTCCTACAGAAGTATCTGCGGCGCCGCAGCAACTTGTTGGCGAGCCGTTTCTTCATTGCGTTACCATGTCGCGCAAACGCCCTTGCCGTGACGCCAGCCGATGCCCGATGTTTCCAGCTCCGCCTCTCAGTCTGAAATGACCGCCGTATTCGCCGCCATCCAGCTGCATTTTCAGCAAGTCATCGTGCCGCTTTGGCTTGGCCCTGGCTGGAATTCGCAGTTGGCGCTGCCGTATGAAGCGGTGGATGCCCATCATCAGCCATTGCCGCCTCAGCGTTACCGCGCCATGGCCTGTGCGCGTCAGCTGTATTTGTTTTCCAGCTTGATCGACCAACCTGCCGTGCCTGAAGCGAGAGGTCGTGCAGCGGCGCTGTTTCGGTCCCTGCAGCAGCATTTCCACGATGCCGAGCACGGCGGCTGGTTCTACAGCATCGACCCGCAGGGTAAGCCGCTGGATCAGCGCAAAGACCTGTACACCCACGCCTTCATCATTTTCGCCTGTGCTCATTACTGGGCCAAAGTGCGCGAGCTGTTGGTGGAATCAGTGCTCAACGCCGCGCTCACGGTGGTTGCCGAACGCTTTGCCGACGGCACCGGGTTGTATGAAGCGAGCCTCGGTCAGGACTGGTCATCGCTAGGCAGTGGCCCGTTGCAGAACCCGTTAATGCACTTGGCCGAAGCCTTTCTCGCGACCGTGTCAGTCCGTGAAGACAAGCCTACCCAAGCGGCATTGGCGCAATTGGTCGACGCCATGCAGCAGCGTTTCGTTGATCCGGTACACGGCGTGATGCTAGAAAAACCGCTGGGCGCTGTGGATAACTGGTTCGAACCCGGTCATCAGTTTGAATGGTTCTTTTTGTTGGCGTCTTCGCCGCTGCTGCGTGACAGCCCTTTGCATGGGTCATTGACCCGAGCGTTCGATTACACCGAGCAACAAGGTGTCGATCCGCTGACCGGGGCAGTTAAGGCGACGCTGGACGTTGATGGCACTGCGCGCGACGGCACCCAACGCATTTGGGCACAGGCGGAATACTTGCGGGCATTGGCGTTGCGACCTGACAGCGACCAAGCATTGGCTCAGCAGTTGAAGGCGTTGCAACAGCGCTTTCTGCACCCGACGGGTTGGCATGAATGTCTGGACGACCAAGGCAACGTCAGCCGCAGCGACATGCCATCGACCACGCCCTACCATCTGGCGACCTGCTATAGCGGGTTGGCGGGGTATTTCAACCGCTGAAAAACTTCGCGAATGAATTCGCTCCCACAGGTTTTTTTTACGGACACAAAACCCTGTAGGACCGAATTTATTCGGGAAGCGAGCGACTCGGTGTCGCTGACTCAGCCGCGCGTGCGGTCAATCGCAAAACCAGCCCAGGTCTGGCTGACCGGCATCAATTCCAGGCTGTTGACGTTGACGTGCGCCGGGGTGTTCATCAGCCAGAAAATCGTGTCGGCGATGTCTTGCGGCTGGATTGCTTCGGCACCCGCGTACGTGGCGTCATAACGTTCTTTGTCGCCCGCGAAACGCACCAGCGAGAATTCGCTTTCACACAGTCCCGGCTCAAGGTTGGTCACCCGCACGCCGGTACCAATCAAATCGCAGCGCAGGTTCAACGAGAACTGCTTAACGAATGCTTTGGTCGCGCCATAGACGTGGCTGCCCGGATACGCGTAGTTGCCGGCGATTGAACCCAGGTTGATGATCGCCGCACCACGGCCGTGAGCGATCAGGCGCGGCAACAGCAAACGGGTGGTGTACATCAGGCCTTTGACGTTGGTGTCGACCATGGTGTCCCAGTCGTCCAGATCGCATTTCGGCGCCGGATCAACACCCAATGCCAGACCGGCGTTGTTGATCAACCCGCGAATGGTCGCGAATTCAGCCGGCAAACCGGCAATGGCGCTCTCCATGGCCGCACGGTCACGCACGTCCACCACCAGGCCATGGACCTTGGTCTGTTTCGACAATTCAGCGCACAGCGCATTCAGGCGCTCTTCACGACGACCCGTCAGCACAAGCGACCAGCCAGCTTCGGCAAATTTGCGGGCGCAGGCTTCGCCAAAGCCGGAGGTGGCACCGGTAATGAATACAGTGGACGTCATTTCTTTCTCCTGATGCAGCGCTAAAACAAGCACAGCCATGATTACGATAAGGGCAACAGACCGGCAGAATGCCCGGACGGGTGTATGACCAGCAAGCGTCGGATGCGTCGGCGCCCGTCGTTTGCAGCTGTACGAAAAACACTCTATTGGCGCAAAGCCATAGCCCGTATGGGCTGCAACGAGTTTTACCCACCTTATCCACAGCACCGCCCACAGTCTTTGGGGGCAACTGCAATCTGCCGTCAACCTGATACATCGCAGGCCGTGCAGTTTTTGTGGAAGTTTTTTACTTGACCCTGCCCGCCATACCTGACGCCGTTAAAAAGTAGTTTCCAGAGGGAAAACACAGTGAAGGCTCCATGCCAGTAACCACGGCCTCTAGAACAACCTTTCCAGTGCTTGTCCACCGACTTATCCACAGGTTGAGCCCACACAAAACCTGTATGAACAAACAGGTAGAAAATCATTGACAGACTGCTTGGGAGCTAGTGGAAAAACCGTTGATCAAAAAACAACCAACCTGCTGGAGGCCACGTATAACAAGGGCTACAGCCAGCTACTCCCATGTTACCCACAGCTACCTCCACAGCAATCTTGGACAAGTCAAAACCGTGACAAAACAACTATTTGCAGCGTCTTTATGCCGCG
This window contains:
- a CDS encoding bacteriocin immunity protein, whose translation is MWVEFKNELSDYTEYQFAKVIQAIKDCEGSEDFQAQLIVHLNSLAADAGGSDLIYYPEEGADSSAEGVVRSIHTWCSAHGLPSFKSPF
- a CDS encoding urease accessory protein UreF — its product is MNNAWALLRLASPQLPIGGYSYSQGLEMAVENALVNDTRSAGRWIGDQLLLNLARFEAPLLLAHCTAAAEDDWAQLLQLSQEHRASRETRELFQESRQMGYSLHQLLSGLPELDAPARTFLEQLPEPHFALGWALAARAWGISPQDALAAWLWSWLENQLAVLMKTLPLGQQAAQRLTSELLPLLQQAQQHASNIDPIHYGSAAFGLSLASMGHERQYSRLFRS
- the ureE gene encoding urease accessory protein UreE; its protein translation is MLVIHRRIDSRTEWAAELHLNFEARSKSRLRCVTAEGEDVGLFLERAQPPLRDGECLQAEDGRIVRVCARPEQLMHVTCSNTHELTRAAYHLGNRHVALQVGDGWLRLLDDYVLKAMLDQLGATTEAIEAPFHPEHGAYGGGHHHSRPGEEDFNYPPRLHQFGVRT
- a CDS encoding TetR family transcriptional regulator, with product MLPRAEQKQQTRHALLDAAHSLMASGRGFGSLSLREVAKTAGIVPTGFYRHFEDMDQLGLALVSEVGQTFRKTIRLVRHNKSVVGGIIEGSVKIFLEVVGANRSQFLFLAREQYGGSLQVRQALGALREGISADLAADLALMPKLQHLDADDLSVMADLVVKSVFAMLPELIDPPAETLADHLTPRAKITQQLRFIFIGANHWQGLGSTE
- a CDS encoding bacteriocin immunity protein, whose amino-acid sequence is MLKQKVDMPSCYSISTKLLLHPAGSDLLYYPQPGADESPEGVVQENQTWCLANGVPGLKSAF
- a CDS encoding triacylglycerol lipase translates to MTQKLATRYPLIMVPGLLGFVRLVLYPYWYGIVTTLRRGGAKVFPVLVSSINSTEVRGEQLLQQIEKILLETGAAKVNLIGHSQGALTIRYAAAKRPDLVASVTSVAGPNHGSELADYLERSFPAGTAKGRLLNLVLRLLAWLMALLETGYHGPRFPVDIDASHQSLTTNGVALFNSRYPQGLPETWGGQGPEEVNGVRYYSWSGTLQPGRTDRGRNRLDGTNRTCQLFARTFTREVGQCDGMVGRFSSHLGTVIGDDYPLDHFDIVNQSLGLVGTGAEPVRLFTEHAERLKAAGL
- a CDS encoding AsmA family protein, which gives rise to MTRRRKIVNWTGIIFVLLVAILAIVIVTFDWNRIKPTLNEKVSAALHRPFAINGNLAVLWQREPDQDGWRGWLPWPHFIAEDLTLGNPDWSKNPQMVTLKRVEFRLAPLPLLVHQVVIPRIDLTAPNAKLERLADGRANWTFDLPPSDPNAEPSKWVLDIGAIKFDKGLVSLNDQSLKTQLDLVIDPLGKPIPFSDIVGTSEAKKAQDKGTAPQDYAFALTVKGQYHDQKLSGNGKVGGLLALKDAGQPFPVQADMQIADTRIGVAGTLTDPENLGALDLRLKLAGSSLGNLYPLTGVNLPDSPAYSTDGHLIAKLHDAAGASFRYEGFNGKIGNSDIHGDLGYVASQPRPKLTGALVSEQLLFTDLAPLIGADSNAAQKKRGGDSKQPAGKVLPVEEFHTDRWRVMDADVEFTGKKIVQSASLPFTDLYTHVVLDDGQLNLQPLRFGVAGGKLDADIRLDGRSTPLQGRAKITARNFKLKQLFPTFEPMKTSFGELNGDADLSGRGNSVSALLGTSNGELKMLVNDGAISRSLMEIAGLNVGNYVVGKMFGDKEVKINCAAADMGIKDGLATTKLFVFDTENAIVYINGTANFSSEQLDLKINPESKGFRVFSLRSPLYVRGTFGKPDAGVQSGPLILRGAGMVLLGAVMGPAAGLLALVAPSGGEPNQCAPLLEQMKAGKAPKTVK
- a CDS encoding ferritin-like domain-containing protein encodes the protein MSDVQQLTDVNTLRQRARQNVENGAVTEGYSADREEVVRLLNASLATELVCVLRYKRHYYMATGLKAHVAAEEFLEHAGQENEHADLLAERIVQLGGEPEFNPDLLSKNSHAQYVAGNTLKEMVYEDLVAERIAIDSYREIIQYIGEQDPTSRRIFETILAQEEEHADDMADLLKDM
- the osmE gene encoding osmotically-inducible lipoprotein OsmE, translated to MYKQTLATLSVLAVLAGCSTTTQNPVDFVTYRNEPLVKQVEKGMNEQQVLTIGGEPSSRQHRMVHPGSCNNYVLNHEGSKQTYYVAFDGNGKVDTKGFMTCDQREANERAM
- a CDS encoding bacteriocin immunity protein; its protein translation is MKNSLSDYTEFQFMKFVETIFEENNADRNDARLNELLLQFEKLTGHPAGMDLIYYPESGEECTPASITETVKNGARKTVFLGSNRPFNSFRRCGWNSRTSFLITPNTSSRK
- a CDS encoding DMT family transporter; this translates as MQYLFPLLTIVIWSANNVVNKLTVGVIFPAEIGFYRWLLAGILFTPFLLRPVIKNWEVIKPNLKKIAVLGVLGMAVYQSLAYFAASMTTATNMGIILSLMPMIALGLSITTLGTRLTTGALVGAVLSFSGVTVVVSAGSLSALMERGLNLGDAMILVATFAYAVYSTLLKKWQMHLPPLQLLYLQIWVAVAVLFPMFLLSPKAGLNSSNIPLILYACIPTSMLAPLLWMHSIHRLGPSRTSMFLNLMPLTTALIASAVLGEHLASYHLIGGGLTLFGVVLAERWTTPLGVAQRAL